From Thermoplasmata archaeon:
GGACGAACGGAGCGCGGCACGTCCGCCGCCGGGAGACCTCCTGAGCCTCCTGATTCACGAGGAGTACGGTCACTGCGTGCACGGATCGAATTCCGCCCACGCGTTCCGTGGACGGCCCGCGCTCCTGGACGTCTTGGGCTCTTCCTTCGAGTGCGTCTCCGAGGGCATCGCGTTCCAGCGGGAGCTCGAGTTCGTGCCCGTGATCAACGGCATCGTCTCCGGCCGCTACGACGGTCCCGAAGAGAAAGCCTTCGCGGAGGCCCTGGAGGCATGGGGCGGCCTCACCGCGGTCGCACGCCAGTATGAGTTCCTCACGTACACCTGGCGGATTACGCGCTTCCTCCGGGTCATCGGGGACGCGCGGATCAACTCGGGGAAGCAGGACATCATCGAGTTCGTGGACTGGGCGCACGAGGCCACGGGGCTCGAGAAGGCGACGGTGTACTACAACCTCTTCCCGGCCCATCAGGTCCTCGGTGCCGGGTACGCGACCACCTACGCGACCATCGGGGAGCGCATCCGCAAGATCCAGGAAGAGGCCGCGAAGCGCGGCATCCCTCTCCGCGAGCTCAACGCGTACGCCTCTTCCATTGGCTGGCCGCCTACGTCGGTCTTCGAGGCGAAGGTGCGAGCCTGGGTGAAGGACAAGTCCCGCTGACGGGCTCGGTCAGCGGGCGTCCGAATCCTTCGAGTCGGGGACCAGCTTGCCCGTGGTCAGGAGCTCCGTCACCTTCTTCCCCCGGCGAGGTTGGCTCCCGCGGCCCAGACCCCGGAAGTCGATCGTCCGCACGCGGGCGCCACGGAGTCCCGCCGCGTACCCCTCGACCGCCTCCCGGTACTCCAGGGAGAGCAGGTCCACGACCTCGGGGGGATGGACGGCTTCCAGGTACGCGTGGAGGATTGCCGGGAGACCATGGTCCCGCCACCAGCGGTTGAGCTTCCCGAGGCGCCCCACGGGCTCCGCCATGGAGCATTCGTACTGGAGCACGGGCTCTCGAGACGCCACGAGGCCGTAGAGGCCGGAGACAATGAGGACCTCGACGCCGGCCACGCGGCGTTCCCATGCCTCCTCTCCGATGGCGCGGTACATGTTGCCGCGGAATCGCCGATACGCGGGGAGGAACGCCTTCGGATCGCGGATGGCATCGGGTGCGGCCTCCCGCACCTGGTCCCGGAGAAACGCCAGGCGCCGTCGGACATCCCGCGGGAGGGGCTCGTCGAAGGAGGGCGATTCGTCGGCGGCCGCTCCGCCGCCCTTCGCCTTGCGCGTGCTCTCGGGGATCAGCACGAGGGTCTCGATCACGTCCACGGCCTCGACCAAACCCGCAGCACCATGAAAGGCCTTCGGTTCTCCGGCGCGTGCCGTTGCGCTGTGAAACCGTCGAGTCCTGAGCCGTCCGGGACACTTTCGAACAACGATGCCGGCCGACTTGGGAGAGGGCTTATAACCGCCTTCAGGCGTCGATTCGCGGGGAAGCCCAATGGTCCAAGTGAGAGACGACGGAGTCTTCGACGCGCCGATCGACAAGATCTGGAAGTACCTGCAGGATGAGACGCCAGGCGTGCACAGCCACCGGTCCATCGTTGGGACGAAGACGATCGAGGAGAAGGGGAACGCCTTGGTGCAAGAGATGCAGATGCGGAATCCGGACGGGAAGACGACCCGGAAGGAGACCTGGCGCTTCACGTTCAACCCGCCCACGGGCTTCGAGATGGAGTCCCTCGGCGGCGCCTCCAAGGGCACCCGGTACAGCCACCGCTACACGCCC
This genomic window contains:
- the yaaA gene encoding peroxide stress protein YaaA; translation: MVEAVDVIETLVLIPESTRKAKGGGAAADESPSFDEPLPRDVRRRLAFLRDQVREAAPDAIRDPKAFLPAYRRFRGNMYRAIGEEAWERRVAGVEVLIVSGLYGLVASREPVLQYECSMAEPVGRLGKLNRWWRDHGLPAILHAYLEAVHPPEVVDLLSLEYREAVEGYAAGLRGARVRTIDFRGLGRGSQPRRGKKVTELLTTGKLVPDSKDSDAR
- a CDS encoding SRPBCC family protein — protein: MVQVRDDGVFDAPIDKIWKYLQDETPGVHSHRSIVGTKTIEEKGNALVQEMQMRNPDGKTTRKETWRFTFNPPTGFEMESLGGASKGTRYSHRYTPLGNKTRVDVEGDFRLQGMDESQTRKAALGFLSELFEEDNRSLRNYK